One region of Oryza glaberrima chromosome 7, OglaRS2, whole genome shotgun sequence genomic DNA includes:
- the LOC127780049 gene encoding momilactone A synthase-like, translated as MFRSTAQRLLRETKRVVGPRMTTMTSTSPESLIAGGFSTAASSHQRLAGKVAVITGAASGIGKATAAEFIRNGAKVIITDVNDDLGHAAAAELGPDATYARCDVADEAQVAAAVDLAVARHGRLDVMHNNAAIPGRFPQDDMASVDLADFDAMMAVNARASLAGIKHAARVMAPRRAGVILCTASAVGVLPLPAVATHSITKATIIAIVRAAAEPLARHGLRVNAISPGAVRTPVLQGKVSVMSASSPTMSDELKQMIDVDANDMMMGPEEVAMAAVYLASDEARYVTGHNLVVDAGYTVHKGADTPAAR; from the exons ATGTTCAGATCAACAGCGCAACGCCTCCTCAG GGAGACGAAGAGAGTGGTTGGCCCAaggatgacgacgatgacgtcgacTTCGCCTGAAAGTCTAATCGCCGGTGGCTTCtccacggcggcgagctcccacCAGAGGTTGGCCGGCAAGGTGGCCGTCATCACCGGCGCCGCCAGCGGCATCGGCAAGGCGACCGCCGCGGAGTTCATCAGGAACGGCGCCAAGGTGATCATCACCGACGTCAACGACGACCTCggccacgccgcggcggcggagctcggcccGGACGCCACGTACGCGCGCTgcgacgtcgccgacgaggcgcaggtcgccgccgccgtcgacctcgccgtggCGCGCCACGGCCGCCTCGACGTCATGCACAACAACGCCGCCATCCCGGGGAGGTTCCCGCAGGACGACATGGCGtccgtcgacctcgccgactTCGACGCCATGATGGCGGTGAACGCCCGCGCGTCGCTCGCCGGCATCAAGCACGCCGCGCGCGTCAtggcgccccgccgcgccggcgtcatcctctgCACGGCCAGCGCCGTCGGCGTCCTCCCGCTCCCGGCGGTCGCCACGCACTCCATCACCAAGGCCACCATCATCGCCAtcgtgcgcgcggcggcggagcccctGGCGCGCCACGGCCTGCGGGTGAACGCCATCTCGCCGGGCGCCGTCAGGACGCCGGTCCTGCAGGGCAAGGTGTCGGTGATGTCGGCGTCGTCTCCTACCATGAGCGACGAGCTGAAGCAGATGATCGACGTCGACGCGAACGACATGATGATGGGGCCGGAggaggtggccatggcggcggtgtACCTCGCCTCCGACGAGGCCAGGTACGTGACCGGCCacaacctcgtcgtcgacgccgggtACACCGTGCACAAAGGAGCTGACACACCGGCGGCGCGTTGA